Sequence from the Gemmatimonadaceae bacterium genome:
GGCCCCCATGTTGCCGCGCCCCTTGTTCCACGAGTACGTCGGATCGGAGCGCATCAGCATCCCCTGGAAGCGCGCCGGGATGTAGGCCAGTCCTGTTGTCGGGCTGTAGGCCATGGGCTGCCAGTTGTGCCCGCCCGTCTGCGCGGGATAGACCATCGCCGGAGCCTTCTCGTACACCGCCGCCGGGTTCACCTGCGGACGACCCGCGGAATCGAAGCCGGTGAGCCAGTTGGCAAAGACGAACGGCTTTCCCGAGATGAACTCACCCGTGGCGCGGTCGAGGACGTAGTAGATCCCGTTCTTCGGCGCCTGCATCAGGACCTTGCGCGCGCGCCCGCCGATGGTGAGGTCGGCGAGGATGATGTTGGCTGTCGCCGTGTAGTCCCAGAGCTCCCATGGCACCTGCTGGTAGTGCCACTTGAGCTCCCCGTTGTCGGGATCGATGGCGAGAATCGACACGAGGTACAGGTTGTCGCCGCGCGACGGATCGCGATGCCAGCCGGAATAGGGGGTGCTGTTCCCCGTCCCCACGTAGAGGAGGTTGAGTTCGGGGTCATACGCCATCTCCCCCCACACCGTCCCGCCCAGTCCCGACGCCCAGTCGGTCCGAGGGCCCCACGTCTTGAGCGCCACCTCCATCGCCTTGTTCTCCGGCGCGCCCTTGGCCGGGTCGCCCGGGACCGTGAAGAAGCGCCACTTCTGCGCGCCGCTCCCCAGATCATACGCGGTGACGTAGCCGCGCACGCCGAACTCACCGCCGCTGTTGCCGATCACGACGACGTTGCCCGCCACCTGCGGTGCGCCGGTGATGGAGTAGAACCGGGTGTCGCGATCGATGAAGGTATCCTTCTTCCAGACCTCCTGGCCCGTCGCCGCGTCGAGCGCCACCATGAGGCCGTCGATCGTCGCGACGTAGATGCGCCCCTTCCACACCGCGAGCCCGCGACTTACCACGTCACAGCAGGCGCGCCGATTGTAGCTCCCATCCACCTCAGGGTCGTAACGCCACTTCTCGGCGCCGGTGCGTGCATCCACGGCGTACACCGTCCCCCACGGCCCCGAGGCGTACAGCACGCCGTCGACGACGATGGGTGTTGCTTCCTGCCCGTGCTCCACGCGTCCGCGATGCGTGCGCGCGGAGTACTCCCAGGCAAAGCCGAGTTTGTCGGCGTTGGAGTCGTTGAGTTGCGTGAGCGGCGAGAAGCGTTCGCCCTTGAAGGTGCGCCCCAGCGCCATCCATTGCCCCGGCTCCGCTTCGGCCGCGAGCAGGCGTTGCGCGTCGATGTTGCCGTAGGAGAGCGCGGCGGCGCGGCGCTCATTCCCTGCACCACCGCACGCGCCGCTGACCATCGACGCGGTGACGATAACGGCGCAGGCAACACGACTCGGCGGGCAGGTGAGGCGCATGATGGCGGGTAGCGAACGGTGGGAGACGCGCGCGAAGGTGCCGGCGATACGCTACGTGCCCTTGCCTCCTCCCGGAAGGAGCGCCGCGCAGGCCAGGGCGCTCGATGGCGCGACGCGTTGCAACCGCGAGCACGGAGGTGCACGTTTAGCGCGCCCGCACCCACTCCCAATGACCAATCCCGCCTTTCTCGCGAACTTCACCGCCGGTCGCGAACTCGGCAGCTCGCCGTGGATCACCGTC
This genomic interval carries:
- a CDS encoding PQQ-dependent dehydrogenase, methanol/ethanol family, with the protein product MRLTCPPSRVACAVIVTASMVSGACGGAGNERRAAALSYGNIDAQRLLAAEAEPGQWMALGRTFKGERFSPLTQLNDSNADKLGFAWEYSARTHRGRVEHGQEATPIVVDGVLYASGPWGTVYAVDARTGAEKWRYDPEVDGSYNRRACCDVVSRGLAVWKGRIYVATIDGLMVALDAATGQEVWKKDTFIDRDTRFYSITGAPQVAGNVVVIGNSGGEFGVRGYVTAYDLGSGAQKWRFFTVPGDPAKGAPENKAMEVALKTWGPRTDWASGLGGTVWGEMAYDPELNLLYVGTGNSTPYSGWHRDPSRGDNLYLVSILAIDPDNGELKWHYQQVPWELWDYTATANIILADLTIGGRARKVLMQAPKNGIYYVLDRATGEFISGKPFVFANWLTGFDSAGRPQVNPAAVYEKAPAMVYPAQTGGHNWQPMAYSPTTGLAYIPARFQGMLMRSDPTYSWNKGRGNMGAGALMGDVRDLVGPAEQKLIDDAMKRQPNIPSPATQEVLMAWDPVTQTEKWRVPIGDKEWSGGGVLTTAGNLVIQGTSAGHLVVYRADNGKQLHDIEVGTGIMAAPIAYEIDGEQYIAVLAGFGGALAPAYPQNSAVYTYQNYGRILAFKLGGTTTPLPPRRSPAATPEPPALTFVTDSLADRGAAMFNTTCAYCHLGRGEQQLSAYPDLHQLTPAVHAAFDSIVTGGKLRANGMSSFADIFSPDDVKAIHAHVVREQRRLWEEERAGGAAPRVELQSRAKVPH